The following coding sequences are from one Aethina tumida isolate Nest 87 chromosome 2, icAetTumi1.1, whole genome shotgun sequence window:
- the LOC109604786 gene encoding D-aspartate oxidase, translating into MSDLNIAVLGAGVVGLTTAVELQKKFRNANVEILADKFYLDTTSAVAAGLFRPGTGFIGPNQDVTRKWIADSYHYWDDIRKTQEGPTAGIVEVSGYIFSSEHPQVVRNHYLEKLLPIYRRTTEQELQLCGGNWKYGCFFTTVVTQCTYYLPWVTNKFQSTGGRIIDKKINSFADVPRHYDVVVNCTGLGSKALCNDHQLIPMRGQVLKVAAPWIKTFFYGDYDTYVIPGVDSVTLGGTRQYESYDLTVNKYDSLSIKERCEKLVPSLKGAKLIAEKVGLRPHRTPVRVEKELQNVNGRKLKVVHNYGHGGYGVTTAPGTSLYAVELVKEVLSGNSKL; encoded by the exons ATGAGTGACTTAAACATCGCTGTTTTGGGTGCCGGAGTGGTCGGTTTGACCACTGCAGTGGAACTTCAGAAAAAATTCAGGAACGCAAATGTTGAAATTCTTGCCGATAAGTTCTATTTGGATACCACTAGTGCCGTGGCCGCTGGACTTTTCCGACCGGGAACAGGATTCATCGGACCCAATCAAGATGTGACTag AAAATGGATTGCTGATTCTTATCACTACTGGGATGACATACGGAAGACGCAAGAAGGTCCGACTGCAGGTATTGTGGAAGTATCCGGCTATATATTCTCTAGTGAACATCCTCAAGTCGTTAGA AACCATTACTTAGAAAAACTGCTGCCGATATACCGAAGAACAACCGAACAAGAACTGCAACTCTGTGGAGGGAACTGGAAGTATGGATGTTTCTTCACAACTGTTGTTACTCAGTGCACGTATTATTTGCCTTGGGTTACCAATAAATTCCAATCAACAGGAGGAAGGATAAttgataagaaaattaattcttttgcCGACGTTCCCAGACACTACGACGTTGTAGTTAATTGCACAGGATTGGGATCAAAAGCTTTGTGTAACGACCATCAACTAATACCTATGAGAGGTCAAGTGTTAAAG gtTGCAGCTCCTTGGATTAAAACATTCTTCTACGGTGACTACGACACTTACGTTATTCCAGGTGTAGACTCAGTTACACTTGGTGGTACCCGCCAGTATGAGTCTTACGACTtaactgttaataaatatgacaGTCTTTCCATTAAAGAACGATGCGAAAAGCTGGTCCCCAGCCTCAAAGGGGCGAAATTGATTGCTGAAAAGGTTGGATTAAGGCCGCATAGAACTCCTGTAAGAGTTGAAAAGGAGTTGCAGAATGTTAATGGAAGGAAACTGAAAGTAGTTCACAATTATGGTCATGGAGGATACGGTGTAACAACCGCTCCTGGAACCAGTTTATATGCTGTGGAATTGGTTAAGGAAGTACTATCAGGAAATAGCaaactgtaa